The genomic window GGGGGTCAGGGGCAAAACTCGGGGTCGGGGGGCAAAAATTGGGGGTCAGGGGGCAAAAATTGAGGGTGGGGGGGCAGAAATTTGGTGTCCGGGGCTGAAAATTCGGGCTCAGGGGGGTGAAAATTGGGGGGTGAAAATTCGGGCTCAGGGGGCAAAaattgggggtggggggggtgaaaattgggggtgggggggtgaAAATCGGGTAAGGGGGCAGTTCAGGAGGTAGAAGGCCATTCATGGGGTGGAGTTTGGGGGTGAAGTTTGGGGGTCCCCgattttggggtcagtttttggggctcccagactggggcagattttggggtcagTTCCGGGGGTCCCTGACCCCTCTTTGTGGGGCTTCATTTTGGGGACGTCCCCTGGGGGTCCCTGATTTTGGGGGCAGTCCCGGGGGTCCTGTCCCAGactggggcagattttggggtcagTCTGGGGGGTCTCTCACCCCCATCTCCCCCCGCAGCTGCAGAGCTTCCCCcgctccatcccctcctcggTGCGGCGCCGGGACGAGCGGCGCAGGGAGAGACGGGAGCAGCTCCgcgagaggaggaggaaggtgaggaAGATCCCGGGGGCGTTGGGGGGTCccggccgcccccagccccatttgcTGCCCCCAGGAGCGGGTctgggggtatttggggggtcccgactgcccccagccccatttgcTGCCCCCAGGAGCGGgtctgggtgggtttgggtgggtttggggggtcctggccgcccccagccccatttgcTGCCCCCAGGAGCGGgtctgggtgggtttggggggtcccggccgcccccagccccattttctccccccaGGAGCAGGTTTGGGGGGATGTTGGGGGGTCCCGGCCGTCCCCAGCCCCATTTGCTGCCCCCAGGAGCGGGtctggctgggtttggggggtcctggctgcccccagccccattttctcccccaggagcaggtctggctgggtttggggggatgTTGGGGGTCccggccgcccccagccccattttctccccaggaGCGCGCCCGGCGCCGCGAGGAGCTGAAGCAGCTCAAGAAGctgaagctgcaggagctgcgggCGCGCCTGGCCCGGATCCGCGAGGCCTCGGGCGCCGGAGCCTTCGGCCTCAGCCTCGGCCTCCTCCAGGAGGATTTCGACCCCCGCGCGCCACGACCGGATCATGAGCGTGggtgaccccaaaaaccccaaaaaccgcACCCAGAACCCCTCAAATGTCCCCCTCAAAatcatccccaaaatccccccttagctccccaaaatcccactctGAGCCCCTCAAagttcccccaaaatccccctgagcccCTCAAAATCCTGCTCTGGGTCCCCCCAGAACCCCTTGATCCCTCAAACCCCTCTgagcccccccaaaatcctgttctgagccccccaaaaccccccccaagCACCCTtgagccccccaaacccattctgagacccccaaaatcccctttgaGACCCCCAAAAGCCCCCCGTCCCCCCAGGAATGCTTTGGGGACGATTACTACGGccgggggaggaggagaagccgCAGtttgaggaagaggaggggctgGACGGTGagtgggggtcccggggggggtcccggtgtgtgtgggacccctccccaatgcCGTGTGTGTCCCCCCACCCCCAGATGATTGGAACTGGGACACCTGGACGGGacaggaggaaggggaggaagaggagggggagCCCCCGAGGGAGCCGCACTGCGAGGACCCCGACTTCgtggtgaggaggaggaggaggaggaagagacccctccccaaaattgcGACGACCCCCGAGCTTGGAATGAGCCCCCAAAGCTGCgaccctccccccccccccccccccccccccaaactgCTCATTTCCCCCCCTTGGAATGAGCCCCCCCAAAcctgtgaccccccccccccccccactttGGAATGAAACCCCCCTGAAGTTGTGACCCCCTCCCCATGGAATGGGCCCCCCCGAAATTTTGACACCCCCCCCCCTCAAAATGAACCCCCAAAATTGTgactccccccccccccccccccccccccccagtgaACTCATCGCAGGGATGGGGGGGGGTCTCTGattgggggggggtctctgaTTGGGGGGGGTCTCTGATTGGGGCGGGGTCCCTgattggggggggggtctctgaTTGGGGCGGGGTCCCTgattggggggggggtctctgattgggggggggggtctctgattgggggggggtctctgattgggggggggtctctgaTTGGGGCGGGGTCCCTGACtggggggaggggtcccggtTGGGGGGTGCAGCCCCTCCCCACTgaccccccctcccctccccccccacaGATGGACGCCGATTTCGCCCCCGGGGCCCCCCCgggccgggaccccccccccgaGGGTcccggggggcggcggcggcgccgggggcGGCTGCGGGAGGCGCTGGAGAGGGAGAAGCCCCCGTTCGAACCCCGGTGAGCGAGCGCGTGTGagagagacccctccccaaacccctgagagacccctccccaaacccctgagAGACCCCAAATACCtgagagacccctccccaaacccctgagagagacccccccaaacccctgagagacccctccccaaacccctgagAGACCCTAAATACCtgagagacccctccccaaattcctgagagaccccaaatccctgagagACCCTAAATACCTGAGacacccctccccaaattcctgagaGACCCTAAATACCTGAGAGAccgacccccccccccaaaatccctgaggGAACCGAAAacctcagggacccccaaactcttgtgtccccccccccaggaccccccaaacctaACTAAGGACCCCCCTggccccccccaaatccctctgggaCCACCCTGGGACTCCGaggaccccccccaaacccctcttggctcaccccaggacccccaaaacccaactcAAGacgcccccagacccctcacAGAACACCCAGACCCCCCCCCCCGACCCCCGTTTCCAGCCCAGGGGCCCGTTCGAGCAGTACCTGGACGAGTTTTACGCTCTGGACTTCGAGGACCTGATCGGGGACCTCCCGTGCCGCTTCAAATACCGGCGGGTGCTGCCCTGCGACTTCGGGCTCAGCACCGACGAGGtgagacccccaaaaataccccaatgtaccccccaaaccctccccaaataCCTCATTGtaccccccaaaccctccccaaataCCGGCGCGTGCTGCCCTGCGACTTCGGGCTCAGCACCAACGAGgtgagacccccgggacccccccaaataccccccaaaaataccccaatgtaccccccaaaccctccccaaataCCCAATgtacccccaaaccctccccaaataCCCAATGtaccccccaaaccctccccaaataCCCAGTgtacccccaaaccctccccaaataCCCAGTgtacccccaaaccctccccaaataCCGGCCGGTGCTGCCCTGCGGCTTCGGGCTCAGCGCCGATGAGgtgagacccccgggacccccccaaataccccccaaaaataccccaatgtaccccccaaaccctccccaaataCCCAATGTACCCCCAAACTCTCCCCAAATACCGGCGCGTGCTGCCCTGCGGCTTCGGGCTCAGTGCCGACGAGgtgagacccccgggaccccccaaaaatgccccgctgtccccccaGATCCTGGCGGCCGACGACAAGGAGCTGAACCGCTGGTGCTCCCTGCGCAAGACCTGCATGTACCGGTGaggggggggctctggggggctccgGGGACCCCCCGGATtattggggggggggtctcacGGCCCCCTCCCCTGGCAGCTCGGAGCAGGAGGAGCGCCAGGACCAGGCCAATTACCAGCGGCGGGCGCAGAACCTCAGCAAGAAGCACCAGATCCTGCGATCCCTCGTGGCTGAGTATGGGGGGGCTTCGGGGGGGGGTCtcggggggttttggggtgcccgcCCCCCCTCACCGCCATCATCGCCCTCACAGccccgaggaggaggaggcggcggcgccggcGAAGCCGAAATTCGGGAAGAAGCACCGGGAGAAGAGGAAGCGCCAGGAGGGGAAAGGGgagccccccgcgccccccccggCGAACCCCCAGACCCCCGGGGGTCCCCGGCGGCGGGGGGGCGCCCCCCTGGGCCCGGCCGTGCGCCTGGGGGGCCGCGAGTTCAGCGGGAGGAGGCTGGAAGCCTTCGGCCTCAACGCGCGGCGGCTGCGGATGcggcagctgaggagggagcggggccgggggaacGGCGGGGAGAACGGCGGGAAAGGTCCTGGGAATATTGGGCAAAATCCCGGGAAAAATCCcgggaaaaatgagaaaaatcctgggaacaATCCCGAGAAAAACTCGTGGAAAAATCTCGAGAAAAAcgagaaaaatcctgggaaaaatcCCGAGAAAAATCCGGGGGAAAACTCATGGAAAAATCACGAGAAAAGCTCATGGAAAAATCCCGggcaaaatgagaaaaatcctgggaaaactCTTGGGAAGAAcgagaaaaatcctgggaaaaatcCCGGGGGAAACCCAGGAAAAATCCCGGGAAAAACTCCTGGAATAAcgagaaaaatcccaagaaaaacgCCGGGAAAGAtaaggaaaatcctgggaaaaacCCCGAGAAACCAGCAGCCGTCaatgggaaaaaacagaaaCGCAGGAAAAACGCCCCGAACCCCAAGAAAATACCTGAAACCCCCAGGAAAGCACCTgaaattcccaggaaaacaccaaaaccacctCGAATATCTCCGCCAGTTCTGGAGAAGCCCCATAACCCCCCAAAAACATCGAAAACGCCCCAGAAAAGCCCCGGAACCCCCGAAAAAACGAAAGAAAACGCCCCAGAACCCCCCCGCGGGCGCCGAGCTCGATTCAAGTTCTCTTTATTTGGGGGGGGGCGCGGCCGGGGGGGTCCTGAGTGGAGCAACAATAAATAACAGATAACCCCcccccaccctgagcagccTCTGACAGTGAACGGGGGGTCCCCGGAactgggggggggtcccggagTGTGTGTATGGGGGGCGGGGGGCAGTAGTgacccaaaccagccccaatTTGAGGAGGGGGCGATGCCCGCAGACCCCCCGCCCCCCCAGGCCGACCCagtgtttttgggggtcccggggggggggTCACAGCAGCACGAACTCCTCCgagttggggtttttgggttttttggggcgTTTTCCCCGCCGGGGGGGGACGGGGGGCGGCCCGGGGGGGCGTCCAGGGCCTGGTCCTGAGCGAGACCCTCGGCCAGGCTGAAAATGGGGTAACAGCGCTCCGGGGCCGAGGGGGGGGCCAGCACCTGGGAACGGGAAATGGGGGGGTCGGTAAcgggaaatgggggggaaacACTGGGAAACGGGGGGGGGACAGGACCAGGAAATGGGGGGGAAACACCGGGAAACGGGGGGGGACNNNNNNNNNNNNNNNNNNNNNNNNNNNNNNNNNNNNNNNNNNNNNNNNNNNNNNNNNNNNNNNNNNNNNNNNNNNNNNNNNNNNNNNNNNNNNNNNNNNNNNNNNNNNNNNNNNNNNNNNNNNNNNNNNNNNNNNNNNNNNNNNNNNNNNNNNNNNNNNNNNNNNNNNNNNNNNNNNNNNNNNNNNNNNNNNNNNNNNNNGTGTCCCCTGTCCTCCCCCGaaatgtccccgtgtccccgggGGGGCTGTCCCGGTGCCACCCCTcaccgtgcctcagtttcccctcagTTCCCTCCATCCCAACCCCCCAAATGAGCACCGATGCCACCCCGGTGCCGCCCCGCGTGTGTCCCCACGtgtcccccgctgtcccccAGGGGGGATGTCTGTCccactcccccccccccccagccgtgcctcagtttcccccggtgcccccccGCTCGCGCCCGCAGCTGGTGGAGATGCGGGAGATGCCCAAGGACCCCTCGGACAGCGACTACCTGCCCATGGAGGGGCACGGCCCGCGCCGCCTCCATGCCCCGCCTGCCCG from Ammospiza caudacuta isolate bAmmCau1 chromosome 29, bAmmCau1.pri, whole genome shotgun sequence includes these protein-coding regions:
- the KRI1 gene encoding LOW QUALITY PROTEIN: protein KRI1 homolog (The sequence of the model RefSeq protein was modified relative to this genomic sequence to represent the inferred CDS: inserted 2 bases in 2 codons; deleted 2 bases in 2 codons) yields the protein MAELRVNAAFAERYGRYRRREELQRRENKNGKPSSEGENGTRNGTRDRRERVPPVLIAPGAGLVPVPVPIAPGSPAVRDRYGDTADSGDSSSSESSGDDVALDPREEREFYRTLALLKTRDPRIYRQDTAFYTGTGTGIWGGTGPRIYRQDTAFCTGTGPDEDDDDDDDDDDDDDGDEERARPMFLKDYERKVVLEHEGKYVDEEDEEDEEAAAKRRKAEASPSYAEEQRALKESFRAFVAESEDEEDMRGGGGGALLRPRERSREEKAQEQQQYLRWLRGQAEPPPEPLQDLEPLQRFWSDPALEPGERFXRDYLLGNGFREEQEEEEGEEGAALPPLDDSSDEGEQFLQRQQDFERRHNFRFEEPGAAQLQSFPRSIPSSVRRRDERRRERREQLRERRRKERARRREELKQLKKLKLQELRARLARIREASGAGAFGLSLGLLQEDFDPARHDRIMSECFGDDYYGRXEEEKPQFEEEEGLDDDWNWDTWTGQEEGEEEEGEPPREPHCEDPDFVMDADFAPGAPPGRDPPPEGPGGRRRRRGRLREALEREKPPFEPRTPPKPLLAHPRTPKTQLKTPPDPSQNTQTPPPDPRFQPRGPFEQYLDEFYALDFEDLIGDLPCRFKYRRVLPCDFGLSTDEILAADDKELNRWCSLRKTCMYRSEQEERQDQANYQRRAQNLSKKHQILRSLVADPEEEEAAAPAKPKFGKKHREKRKRQEGKGEPPAPPPANPQTPGGPRRRGGAPLGPAVRLGGREFSGRRLEAFGLNARRLRMRQLRRERGRGNGGENGGKGPGNIGQNPGKNPGKNEKNPGNNPEKNSWKNLEKNEKNPGKNPEKNPGENSWKNHEKSSWKNPGQNEKNPGKTLGKNEKNPGKNPGGNPGKIPGKTPGITRKIPRKTPGKIRKILGKTPRNQQPSMGKNRNAGKTPRTPRKYLKPPGKHLKFPGKHQNHLEYLRQFWRSPITPQKHRKRPRKAPEPPKKRKKTPQNPPAGAELDSSSLYLGGGAAGGVLSGATINNR